One region of Solanum pennellii chromosome 6, SPENNV200 genomic DNA includes:
- the LOC107021005 gene encoding NADPH-dependent aldehyde reductase-like protein, chloroplastic, which produces MAEANVAQGQNLGNRVAIVTGSSRGIGKAIALHLASLGAKLVINYTSNSTQADDVVSQINSTSACPRAIAVKANVSDPDQVKSLFDAAESAFQSPVNILVNCAGVLDGKYPSILNTSLEDFDRTFDVNVRGAFICCKEGANRIKRGGGGRIICLTSSMAVALRPGFGAYAASKAAVEAMVKILAKELKGTGITVNCAAPGPIATDMFYEGKTEEMIKKAIDECPHGRLGLPEDVAPVVGFLAGDASEWVNGQIIRVNGGYI; this is translated from the coding sequence ATGGCGGAAGCAAACGTAGCCCAAGGCCAAAACCTCGGGAATCGTGTAGCCATTGTTACCGGCTCTTCTCGCGGAATCGGCAAAGCAATTGCGCTTCACTTGGCCTCTCTCGGAGCTAAACTCGTCATCAACTACACTTCCAACTCTACTCAAGCTGACGACGTCGTATCCCAAATCAATTCCACCTCCGCTTGCCCACGCGCAATCGCCGTCAAAGCCAATGTCTCCGATCCAGATCAAGTCAAATCCCTCTTCGACGCTGCAGAATCAGCCTTTCAATCGCCGGTCAACATCCTCGTCAATTGCGCCGGCGTACTCGACGGAAAATACCCGTCGATCCTAAACACATCCCTAGAGGATTTCGACAGGACTTTCGATGTGAACGTGCGTGGAGCTTTCATATGCTGCAAAGAAGGCGCTAATAGAATCAAGCGCGGAGGAGGGGGAAGGATTATATGCTTAACGTCGTCGATGGCGGTGGCGTTGAGGCCCGGATTCGGGGCGTACGCGGCGTCAAAGGCGGCCGTGGAAGCAATGGTGAAAATACTGGCGAAAGAACTGAAAGGGACAGGGATAACGGTGAATTGTGCGGCGCCGGGACCCATAGCAACGGATATGTTTTACGAAGGGAAAACGGAGGAGATGATTAAGAAGGCGATTGATGAGTGTCCACATGGAAGGCTTGGACTGCCGGAGGATGTGGCGCCGGTGGTTGGGTTTTTAGCCGGCGATGCTTCTGAATGGGTTAATGGACAGATTATTCGTGTCAATGGCGGTTATATTTGA
- the LOC107022974 gene encoding plasma membrane ATPase 2: protein MGEKPEVLDAVLKETVDLENIPIEEVFENLRCTKEGLTGTAAQERLAIFGYNKLEEKKESKFLKFLGFMWNPLSWVMEAAAIMAIALANGGGKPPDWQDFVGIITLLVINSTISFIEENNAGNAAAALMARLAPKAKVLRDGKWNEEDAAVLVPGDIISIKLGDIIPADARLLEGDPLKIDQSALTGESLPVTKGPGDGVYSGSTCKQGEIEAVVIATGVHTFFGKAAHLVDSTNQVGHFQKVLTAIGNFCICSIAVGMIIEIIVMYPIQHRKYRPGIDNLLVLLIGGIPIAMPTVLSVTMAIGSHRLAQQGAITKRMTAIEEMAGMDVLCSDKTGTLTLNKLTVDKNLVEVFAKGVDADTVVLMAARASRTENQDAIDTAIVGMLSDPKEARAGIREIHFLPFNPTDKRTALTYLDGEGKMHRVSKGAPEQILNLAHNKSDIERRVHAVIDKFAERGLRSLGVAYQEVPEGRKESSGGPWQFIGLLPLFDPPRHDSAETIRRALNLGVNVKMITGDQLAIGKETGRRLGMGTNMYPSSALLGQTKDESIASLPIDELIEKADGFAGVFPEHKYEIVKRLQARKHICGMTGDGVNDAPALKKADIGIAVDDATDAARSASDIVLTEPGLSVIISAVLTSRAIFQRMKNYTIYAVSITIRIVLGFMLLALIWKFDFPPFMVLIIAILNDGTIMTISKDRVKPSPLPDSWKLAEIFTTGVVLGGYLAMMTVIFFWAAYETDFFPRVFGVSTLQRTATDDFRKLASAIYLQVSTISQALIFVTRSRSWSFVERPGLLLVVAFLIAQLVATLIAVYASWSFAAIEGIGWGWAGVIWLYNLVFYFPLDIIKFLIRYALSGRAWDLVLEQRIAFTRKKDFGKEQRELQWAHAQRTLHGLQVPDTKLFSEATNFNELNQLAEEAKRRAEIARQRELHTLKGHVESVVKLKGLDIETIQQSYTV, encoded by the exons ATGGGGGAGAAACCTGAGGTGTTAGATGCTGTATTAAAGGAGACTGTGGATTTG GAGAATATACCCATTGAAgaagtttttgaaaatttgagatgTACCAAAGAGGGTCTTACTGGTACAGCTGCCCAAGAAAGGTTGGCAATTTTTGGGTACAACAAACTAGAGGAGAAGAAG GAGAGCAAATTCTTGAAATTTCTGGGGTTTATGTGGAACCCCCTCTCATGGGTTATGGAAGCTGCTGCTATTATGGCAATTGCTCTTGCAAATGGAGGA GGAAAGCCTCCGGATTGGCAAGATTTTGTGGGTATTATTACCTTGCTAGTGATTAACTCAACAATTAGTTTTATTGAGGAGAACAATGCTGGCAATGCAGCAGCTGCTCTCATGGCTCGTCTCGCTCCTAAAGCCAAG GTTCTTCGAGATGGAAAATGGAATGAAGAAGATGCTGCTGTTCTTGTTCCTGGGGACATTATCAGTATTAAACTGGGAGATATTATTCCTGCAGATGCTCGTCTTCTTGAAGGTGATCCGCTGAAAATTGACCAG TCTGCTTTGACTGGTGAATCTCTTCCTGTAACTAAAGGTCCTGGAGATGGTGTCTACTCTGGTTCTACCTGTAAGCAGGGAGAGATAGAAGCTGTCGTCATCGCCACTGGGGTTCATACCTTTTTTGGGAAGGCTGCACACCTTGTTGACAGTACAAACCAAGTGGGACACTTCCAAAAG GTTTTGACTGCTATTGGAAACTTCTGCATCTGTTCTATTGCAGTGGGGATGATAATAGAGATCATTGTGATGTACCCTATCCAACACCGCAAATATCGCCCTGGGATTGACAATCTTCTTGTCCTTCTCATTGGTGGAATTCCAATTGCCATGCCAACGGTTCTTTCAGTCACAATGGCAATTGGATCTCATCGGCTCGCTCAACAG GGTGCTATTACGAAAAGAATGACAGCTATTGAGGAGATGGCTGGTATGGACGTGCTTTGTAGTGACAAGACAGGGACCCTTACACTAAACAAGCTTACTGTTGACAAAAACCTTGTTGAG GTTTTTGCCAAAGGTGTTGACGCAGATACTGTCGTTCTGATGGCAGCTCGAGCGTCTCGTACAGAGAACCAGGATGCCATTGACACTGCTATCGTTGGGATGTTGTCTGACCCGAAGGAG GCTCGTGCTGGCATTCGTGAAATACACTTTCTTCCTTTCAATCCAACTGACAAGCGTACAGCGCTTACTTATCTTGATGGTGAAGGAAAAATGCACAGGGTCAGCAAAGGGGCTCCAGAGCAG ATCCTAAATCTTGCACACAACAAGTCAGACATAGAACGTAGAGTTCATGCAGTGATTGATAAGTTTGCTGAGAGGGGTTTGCGCTCACTTGGTGTGGCCTACCAG GAAGTTCCAGAGGGAAGGAAGGAGAGTTCCGGAGGACCATGGCAATTCATTGGTCTCCTGCCTTTGTTTGATCCTCCAAGACACGACAGTGCTGAGACTATAAGGAGGGCTTTGAATCTTGGAGTGAATGTTAAAATGATCACAg GGGATCAACTGGCTATAGGAAAAGAAACAGGGCGTCGTCTGGGAATGGGAACCAACATGTACCCTTCATCTGCTCTGTTGGGGCAGACTAAGGATGAATCGATTGCTTCTTTACCAATTGATGAACTGATAGAAAAGGCTGATGGTTTTGCTGGAGTATTCCCTG AGCACAAATATGAGATTGTAAAACGCTTGCAAGCTAGGAAGCATATCTGTGGAATGACTGGAGATGGAGTCAATGACGCTCCTGCTTTAAAAAAGGCTGATATTGGGATAGCTGTTGATGATGCCACTGATGCTGCTCGTAGTGCTTCTGACATTGTTCTTACTGAACCTGGTCTCAGTGTCATCATTAGTGCTGTTCTGACTAGTCGAGCAATCTTTCAAAGGATGAAAAACTACACg ATATATGCTGTTTCCATCACAATCCGTATTGTG CTTGGTTTTATGCTTCTGGCCCTTATCTGGAAGTTTGACTTTCCACCTTTCATGGTGCTTATCATTGCAATCCTCAATGACG GTACCATTATGACAATATCAAAGGATAGGGTCAAACCATCTCCTCTGCCTGATAGTTGGAAGCTGGCTGAGATTTTCACTACTGGGGTTGTTCTTGGTGGCTACTTGGCAATGATGACAGTCATTTTCTTTTGGGCAGCATATGAGACAGATTTCTTCCCG CGTGTATTTGGGGTATCAACACTTCAGAGGACAGCAACTGATGACTTCAGGAAACTTGCATCAGCAATTTACCTTCAAGTGAGCACTATCAGTCAGGCCCTGATATTTGTTACAAGATCTCGAAGTTGGTCGTTTGTTGAGCGTCCTGGTTTGTTGCTTGTGGTTGCTTTTCTGATTGCTCAACTG GTTGCCACCTTGATTGCTGTTTATGCAAGTTGGAGCTTTGCTGCGATCGAAGGAATTGGCTGGGGTTGGGCAGGAGTGATCTGGCTCTACAATTTAGTATTCTACTTCCCGCTTGATATCATCAAGTTCTTAATCAGATATGCTCTCAGTGGAAGGGCCTGGGATCTTGTTCTTGAGCAAAGG ATTGCTTTCACCAGGAAGAAGGATTTCGGAAAAGAACAACGTGAGCTTCAATGGGCCCACGCACAGAGGACCCTTCATGGGCTGCAAGTTCCTGACACCAAATTGTTTAGTGAAGCTACCAATTTCAATGAGCTTAATCAGTTAGCTGAGGAAGCAAAGAGGAGAGCTGAAATTGCTAG GCAACGTGAGCTGCACACACTTAAAGGTCACGTGGAATCAGTGGTGAAGTTGAAGGGTCTTGACATAGAGACAATTCAGCAGTCATACACTGTTTGA
- the LOC107021538 gene encoding NADPH-dependent aldehyde reductase-like protein, chloroplastic, producing the protein MAAENVAQSTFPLQDRVAIVTGSSRGIGKAIALHLASLGAKLVINYSSNSTQADDVVSQINSTSGSPRAIAVKANISDPDQVKSLFDAAESAFQSPVNILVNSAGILDGKYPSILNTTLEDFDRTFDVNARGAFVCCKEGAKRIKHGEGGRIICLSTSLAAAFRPGYGAYIASKAAVEAMVKILAKELKGTGITVNCVAPGPVATELFYEGKTEAMIKRVIDDCPHGRLGLPEDIAPVVGFLAGDASEWVNGQIIRVNGGFI; encoded by the coding sequence ATGGCAGCAGAAAACGTAGCCCAATCAACCTTCCCACTCCAAGATCGTGTGGCCATTGTTACCGGTTCTTCTCGCGGAATCGGCAAAGCAATTGCACTTCATTTGGCCTCACTTGGTGCTAAACTTGTCATCAACTATTCCTCCAACTCCACTCAAGCTGACGACGTCGTATCCCAGATCAATTCCACCTCCGGTTCCCCACGTGCCATTGCCGTCAAAGCCAATATCTCAGATCCAGATCAAGTGAAATCCCTCTTTGACGCTGCTGAATCGGCTTTTCAATCGCCGGTCAACATCCTGGTAAACTCCGCCGGGATACTTGACGGAAAATACCCGTCAATCCTAAACACAACCCTAGAGGATTTCGACAGGACTTTTGATGTGAACGCTCGTGGAGCTTTCGTGTGCTGCAAGGAAGGTGCTAAGAGAATCAAACACGGCGAAGGAGGGAGGATTATATGCTTATCGACGTCCTTAGCAGCGGCGTTTAGACCTGGATACGGAGCGTACATCGCTTCAAAAGCGGCCGTGGAAGCAATGGTGAAGATACTGGCGAAGGAACTGAAAGGGACGGGAATAACGGTGAATTGTGTGGCGCCGGGACCCGTAGCGACGGAATTGTTCTACGAAGGGAAAACAGAGGCCATGATAAAGAGGGTGATTGATGATTGTCCACATGGAAGACTTGGCCTGCCGGAGGATATCGCGCCGGTGGTTGGGTTTTTGGCCGGCGACGCTTCTGAATGGGTTAATGGACAGATCATTCGTGTCAATGGCGGCTTCATctaa
- the LOC107023833 gene encoding hypersensitive-induced reaction 1 protein-like has product MGNLLGCVQVDQSTVAITEQFGKYQDVLQPGCHCLPWCFGFQLAGHLSLRVQQLDVRCETKTKDNVFVNVVASIQYRALADKANDAFYKLSNTKGQIQAYVFDVIRASVPKLNLDDVFEQKNEIARAVEDELEKAMSAYGYEIVQTLIVDIEPDENVKRAMNEINAAARLRVAANEKAEAEKILQIKRAEGEAESKYLSGLGIARQRQAIVDGLRDSVLGFSVNVPGTSAKDVMDMVLLTQYFDTMKEIGASSKSSAVFLPHGPGAVRDVASQIRDGLLQASVDH; this is encoded by the exons ATGGGCAATCTATTGGGCTGTGTACAAGTTGATCAATCCACCGTCGCAATTACAGAGCAGTTTGGCAAGTATCAAGATGTGCTTCAGCCAGGTTGTCACTGTCTGCCTTGGTGCTTCGGATTCCAGTTAGCTGGCCATCTCTCCCTCAGGGTGCAACAATTGGATGTTCGCTGCGAGACAAAGACAAAG GATAATGTGTTTGTCAATGTTGTGGCATCAATTCAGTACCGTGCCCTGGCAGACAAAGCAAATGATGCTTTCTACAAACTAAGCAACACTAAGGGTCAAATTCAAGCCTATGTTTTTGATG TCATTAGAGCAAGTGTTCCAAAACTCAATCTTGATGATGTTTTCGAGCAGAAAAATGAAATTGCCAGGGCTGTCGAGGATGAACTTGAGAAG GCTATGTCGGCTTATGGATATGAAATTGTTCAAACACTTATAGTTGATATAGAACCAGATGAGAATGTTAAGAGAGCTATGAATGAAATCAATGCTG CTGCTCGGCTGAGGGTGGCTGCTAATGAGAAAGCAGAGGCGGAGAAGATTTTGCAAATTAAAAGGGCTGAAGGAGAGGCAGAATCAAAGTATCTTTCAGGGTTAGGTATTGCACGACAGCGTCAAGCGATTGTGGATGGTTTGAGAGACAGCGTGCTTGGATTCTCAGTGAATGTGCCTGGAACCTCAGCAAAGGATGTAATGGACATGGTCCTTTTAACCCAGTACTTTGACACCATGAAAGAAATTGGCGCTTCCAGTAAATCATCTGCTGTCTTCCTTCCTCATGGGCCTGGTGCTGTAAGAGATGTGGCAAGCCAGATTCGCGATGGACTCCTTCAAGCTTCTGTGGACCATTAA